The genomic DNA ACCAAGGGTCCTTGGCCTTCCCCTCTGAGGCGCAGGGGCAGCCTGCTCTCACGGCCTGGGGAGAGATGTCCATTGCAGTACAATcattccctctgctccactgCATTTTCCAGGCTGCATGCAACCAGCTCCTGATGCTGCAGGAGAAGATATGcacccttctcttccctcaggAGATATCCCTTGGGGCTGACTTCTAATTTCTAACCCATTCCTCGGGCTGCTTTCCAATTTAAACCAGCAGTCTGCTGAGTTTAAAACATCTCTGATGTCCTGTAGTGACAGGCCAAGGAGTAATGGGtagaaattgaaagaaatttaggttagatattagggaagaaattttttactatgggggtggtgaggcactggggcAGATTCCCCAAGGGTGAGGCTCCaaccctgaaagtgttcaaagccacgctggatggggcttggagctaCCTGATCTAGTGGGAagggactagatgatctttcaGGCCCATTCCATCCTGAACATGCTAGAATTCTGTGGTTTCTTTCCCATGCACTTAGAGGAGCTCTGAAATCCATTCAGGGAAGGCACAAAGCTCATTAAGAGCAAATTGCCAGGCAGCAATTGCCAAACTACCTGGCCCAGTAGCACACAACTTCATTGCCAAAGTCCTCAATTTCTGACCCTCAGCACTGTGTTCTATTTCCACAGACTGTGAGCTGCAAGGTGACAATTCCcacacagggacagaagcaGGTGCTGGCCAAGGGTGCTCCTTCTACAACCACCCTGGGCTCAGTGGGGCTCAGCCATgtctgggcactgggaggggaTCCAGGCTCAGGGAGCACATTTATaattcagctcctgctgcctgatGATGAATCCATGTCAAATGGAGCCATCCTGGAGGTGTCTAGAGGGGCTTAGTGCTTGTTCACtaaagctgctctgctctgtagCTCTTTGGCCTTTGAGGAAATGCTGGCAAAGCCATGGCATGAAAActtctccctgcactgcctgggttGCTCTGGGATTGGTAACCCAGACACGGCTGTTCtgagccctggcccagcacGGGAgactccctgggagctgcagggccaggggggatgtgccagcactgccctgctgacCAGGGACTCTTCCCAGCAGTTCCAtgggagcccaggctggcaccaTGGCTTCACTGAGGGGGAgagaagcagagggaaggagctgtaCCTGAGATGCTGAGGTAAGCCATACTTTGGTACCCCAGTACGTCCAGGGGTTTAAAGGTCACTCTGATTCCGGCCGAACTATTCGGCCCGATTTCTCCCTCCTACAACAGAAAGACAGCAAAACATTTCTCTTCAAACTTCGTGTTTCTTGTTCTCAACCACAGTCCTGTAAGCCTTGATTTAGAGCATCAGTGATGAGTGAACAACACAAGGAGCCCAAGGAAACACTCCAAACCCAGCTTAACATAGTGCTGGAAGCTCTCAATGCTCAGCTGATCAGCTCCCTCTCCCCACaatattcctgctgctctgacacaAGCTCTTGGTCCCATCATGCTGCTGTCAGCTACAGTGGGATGCAACTGCCACTGTGCACTTGGCCTCAGATGGGCCATAGGAGTAACCAAGAAGAGATGATGATCCCCTtccttggaaataaaaatattagtttAATCTGTTTTGAAAGAAAGCAGAGGTTGGCATTATTCTAGGGTTTACTCCAAGATAAGAAGAGATTTTGCACTGTTCAGACAGCAGGCATTCATCATCTCTCCCAATGCCAGTACTCAGAATCAGGGCTCTGGTTGATGGGAGCATGTGGCACTTTGCTTGCATcaccagaaaaggaaaaggttttctgtccctgtgtgcaggacaACTCCAAAGGCCCATTTCAGCCTTCCACCCTTGTGTCCAGGCTCACAGATGATGCTGGAAGGGACACTCAGAAACAGTGCAAGGCATGGTTACAGGAGGGGATTGGCATTTCTGTCATTAACTTGGGCTGAATTTGGCCTCCTTTTGCCAGGGAACCATTGCAAGCTTCAGGTCAGTGTGTGAGCTGGCAGTGCTCcaacagcctctgctgagccCCACGAGTGGGGGGAGCCCCTGCCTACAGGAACTGCTCCCTGGGACACTGACAGGACACGCAGGCAGGGCCttgagctccagcctggcagcagagctgggctttgtcaggctcccagccctgcctggagcctgcagggcacaaatgctttcagcagggagctctgcagccgctccagagaggaggaggaggagcagggaggaggaggaaaatggggTTCTCAGCTATCACTTACCATTGGctcaatgaaaaaaatgtcatcAGAGAACATCATGGAGTCTTCTTGCACCTCTGCCATCTTCTCCTGGGCCATGCTGGTCAGGAGAGCAGCGCCATCTTcatctttctcctcctctgattttttctcctctgtgagTTTTTCCAGCCTCACCTGGCTCGGTGAGTGCAGCAAACTGCGCCGCCTGCAGCCGCAGGGAGAGACAAGGCCAGCAGATGGTTTCATGAGCCACAGATTTGCAGAGAGAAGTGGGAGTGCAGGAGAGAAAGCACttggggaggagcagcagcagctccccagcaagGGCTGACCCCAAGCCATGGGAGTCCCAGATGGATCAGAGGATAACTTGTTCACTGGCACAAGGTAGTTTTACTCCACACTTGCAAGCTCAGGAGAGCTTTCCAAAGCCAGAAGCCCTCTAGAGAACCTCCTGGCTCAAAGCCTCTGCCAAAACTGAAGGAGAATCCACCGACCACCTCAGCTGGCTTTTCCTACCACTGAGCTACTTGGGGAAAGCAGATAAAAGATCATGGAGCAGGACTTCCCTGGGAAGGGGAGATGAAGCTGGCTTGCAGCTACGTGTTACCAGCATCActctttgtttctttcattttggaCCTGCCCCGTTCCCTACTCTGCCTTTCCCAAGAGCATCCCAGAGCACTGCCACAGGAAATTGATGAATTCAGGCACCACATCCCTTCAGTGACATTCAAGGCTTTATATGCATGAAAACAGAGGCTCTGAGAGGGGAAGGGACTTTGTTGTGCAGGAGGGAGACAGCAAACTCCTGGAGTTTCATGATCCACAGCTTTTTGGGTCCCATCCCAGTGCATGGTAGTAGAATGTCCTGAAAGGGAAAGGATCCTGCATTATCTCCTCTCATAAAAAGTCCTCTTTGCTCTGAGATCTCAAAAGCTTCTCTGGCAGCAGGACAGTGGCCTTGGAGCTAAAACTATTCCTGTGACTGGAAGTAAGGAAGAACAACATGTCCTGGTGACAGTCTAGGACACAAAGTGGCATAAAACCAGATGCAATTGGAAGAAACcccacaaaagcaaaaccaagtTGAAGTTTACTTTGGGGAAACGTAGTTGCTTCTGAGGGGAAAGTGGATCACCTGGGGTACAGGCTGAGGCAGGGAagtgggaaaaaatggaaataaacagCCCAGGGAAGTAGCCAGAGAAGGTCATGGGATTTTCTTTTACCACACAGAGCTTGTATGGAAGTCAAACACAGTGTAAGGAGAACAGTGACAGTGAGAATAGAGAACAGTGGCAAACCAAGAAGCCCAGGGCACTAAAGGACCCTCTCACCAGCCATTCAAGCGGGCAAGGGTTGATCTCCTGGTTCTTTGCAGGCAATTTAAAATGGCTCTGGGGAGTGCAAGTGACCTGGCCCGCAGCACACAGGGGCTTGCCACGGCACTTTTGGCCCAGAAGTTTTGGCCCAGCAGTTTTGGCCCagcagtttttcagtttttgctTGGCTGAGCAGAAAGGGTGCAGTGACTCACTCTCCTTGTGTAGTGGGTTGTGTCTGTTTGCTGGTTGTGAGATgcaagcctttttttttctttctttcttgtttctgcttttttatttccctaGCAATAGTTTACAAATGATGAAAagcccttgctgctgctgctgccagcaggagtGCACTAACTCAAACAGAACCCTTAGAAAGGACGAAGCTGCCCaggcccctggctgcagggagggtcTGGCCTGGTGCTAAGATCAGAGGTTAGTGCAAAAGACACCTGTGTGTGGAGTCAGCAGGTGAATGATCTGCTCTGTCCCGTGGCAGAGCTTAAGGAAGAAGTGGAAAGGCTGAGGAGCATTAGGGagagtgaaaaataaataaactggtGGAGTTACACCCGTCCAACCCTGAGAGAAGCTCAGCAGGAACCAGAGGAGCCCTGCCCATCTTGTGAGCAGGCAGAAGGAGGAGACCTAAGAGACAGTGGGGAATGGAAATGGGTCTCTACAGGAGAGGTAATAAAATTCTGTCCTGACCCCCATCACCCACCCAGGTGCCCTGACAGAACAGCTATGAGGCCCTGGCTCCAGAGGGTCAGGCAGATGACACTAAGGAACAAATTCTGTCTGGAGAGTCTCCCAGTTGCACTTGGGCTGTCAGACAGATCACAGCCTCAAGTATTAACAAGAAGGGTGGTGGTAGTAGGTGACTCCCTTCTAAGGGGAACTGAGGGCCCTGTACATTGACCAGATCCATTCCACAGGGAAGCTACCTCCCTGGAGGTAGGTGCTACCTCCCTGGAGTCCAGGTACTGGATATCACCAGGAGATCCCCTAATGATAAATTAGGGAATTTAGTTCCCTAAATGAACTTGATCTGTTCACCACTGTCTGGGGTACAGTGACCGTGAAATAATCGAGTTCTCAATATTTGGTGAAATGAGGAGGGGCATCAACAAAACTTCCACTGTGGACTCCTGGaaggcagactttggcctgttcAAGAGACTGATTTGGAGAGTGCCTTGGCAAACAGCCCTTAAATACAAAGGGGTCCAGGAAGAATGGAGATACTTCAAGAAAGAAGTCTTCAAGACACAGGAACAAACTGTCTCTGTGTGCTGAAAGACAAGCTGATGGAGAAGACAACCAGCCTGGATGGGCAAGGAGCTCTTGAAGGaactaagggaaaaaaaagagggtgTATCACCTTTGGAAAGAGGGGCTAGCAACTCAGGAACTGTTTAAGGATGTTGGTCATGTAGGAAGAAGATTAGAGAGGCAAAAGCCCAATTAGAACTTGAGGAAATCTAGTCATTGCAGCCAacctttccttcccaaaatgcCATCCTTGGTTGGAGTATAAATGAACTGGAATGCTGAGTGCTGAGCTCCTGAAGCACAGGGTGACACACCCCATTGCCAGGCATGGTTTACTTGGCCTAAACCATTCAAAAGCACCAACACCCCCTGAGGCCACACATCAGTTTCAGTCCTGGGCCATATATCTCACTGAAATGCATCTTTCAAACCAACCTCCTCTTCACTTCATTCTCACGTTCCTCAGTAGGAAAAGCCTTCCACTGGAAGTGGGCTGTGATGTTACTCCTGTTTTCAATGAACACGGTTCTGTGGGTAGATGTGGTGATGTAGGTGGTGTCAACGTGCACGATATTTGTGCTCAGCCCAACGTTGACATCTACAGCTTCTCCATAGAGCTTTGTGTGGATTCTTTCTTCACCTGGAACAAAGCAAAGGAGAGTCTTTGCTCAGCTCACTGGCCGATGGAAGCACAAGGAACAGAGCAAACCACAGGGCACAGAAGAAGGTGTCCCAGCTTATAGTTGCATTAGCAGTTCTGTGCATCAGTCTGTTTATCACatcctggcagctctgtgtgtgtaggGCGTGGGGATGTCCTGGGCAGCTCCTTAAACACCTTATTTCTGAgagtgtttgtggagatttggCCCCAAGGGGACAGGATGGACAGGGAGATTGGTCCATGTGCTCTGGTGACCCACTCAGATCACCAGGATTTCTGATTTCTGCATCCAAGTCCTCCAGGTGACAGGGCTGAGGAGCCCTGCTCAGTcctgccttgcccaggctctccccGGGCATCCCAGGAGACTCCTGTCTCTCCTGAGCCCTTGGATCCCTTCTTGCTGACCAGCAAATATGCCTGGGGGCAGGTGGGCAGCAAAAGGAGGCCCAGAGGAACAAGTGAAGTGacagcccacagcaggaggggacacaggtgaggaaacacagccagcctggctctgcaatGTGACAAACCACTACAAACTGAACACCATGAAAATTATCATCATCTCCCTGTCCAAACCCACAGCCACATCagtcttgaaatattttatattgctGTGATTTCAAAAAGCTGGagtatttcaaattaaataaaaaagggacAAAGGAATGATTAATAAGTACAGAGCAGCTTCTTTATGAAGACTGAATGGGATTCCTCAGTCTAGAAATCAAATGGGAGATAGATGTGAGAGGTCTGCAACTGCATGAACGACCTGGGAAATGGGGATGAGGAAAACTTTGTCTTGACTTGTCATCAACCAGGAACTCAAGGGCCTGAAAATGTTATTAGGCAGAAATTACATTTATGTGTAGAGGGCAACATAGAAAAAGGGTCTGTGACAAGCCAATGGAGAAGCAGCATATGGGACAGAGGTGTGCAAGAATTCCATTGCATTGGAGAGTCTGATGGAAACATCACACCTCTCATACAGCACTGCccaggaataaaataaaacttcacccaggcacagccccatgGTAGTGGAGAATTAGGGTTCCTCCTCCCTCCACTCAGCAACTCCCAGCAAAACAGAAGTCCAAAAATCTCCTGTTAGAGGGGGTTTTATCAAGTCCCCAAACACCAAGGAGTTCTCAGGTTTTTTTGGGGTAAATCTGGAACAGGGGAGGCACCTCTGGAGGGAATGCAGGGGATGGACAGCAGGGAGCCATGGGGGACAActgtcctgtgccctgcagggcccagcactcacctgtgctgcagctcaggaggcTGCAGTGGTCACCCTTGGTCAGCGGGTGaaatgtcactgtcacctgcagGGTTTCACCAGCGCCCAGAGTTCCTGTGGCCGGCACCACGGAGAAAGGACTGCAACACAGAGAGAGGGGTCAGGCCTGGGGACGCCTGGCCATGAGattcctgctgcactgcagctccctTGGGCAAGCAGGGAGCAAAccaagcacaggcagcagaaggCAGAACAGACAGGGTCACAAACAGCCACTGAGCCACTGCTGAGGAGATCCAGCCCTCACAAGATCCTGGGGCTAAAATGGCCTCAGCTCCCCATACTCTGCATCCAGCTCTCTGCAATGAGCCTCaaggctcccagtgccagccatcccatcagagaatggtttgtgAAGAGCACAGAGAGGGTTCAGAGCTATCTGCATGCACAACTTGACACTGACTGCCTCAGGAAAtcctcttttcctgctgcctaTAAACCACATCTCAAGAGATGCAAATGTTAGGGCACTACCTATCCTGTGAGATTACAGCCTAGGAATCAGACAGGGAGAAGGAACTTTTCCTTGAAGACCGAGGAATAATTACTGTTGAATTTGTAGTGTAgttctttggtttattttaccTTGAAAACATGCTGATTTAGCCTAAAATGGGCACATTTTATCAGCATTTCAATGAAAGCTGCTCTAAGAAAAGGAGCAGTCAAAACTCTAAAAGAGTGCAAATAGAGTGCAGATTGTGGGAGGATGGATTGTAAGAGAATAGAGATAGTGCAGGAggcaatctcacccctgaggatttgcagctgtactaattacCAAAGAGTAGGAACAGCCTTGCCCTCAATAGGTCACCGCTGTGTCCAGTAAGGATGGTGCAATAAGGATGGGTGTTATAAAAGAGCGGATTAGCTGGTGCAGAGAGAGTTGGAGTTTTTTAGCTGGGCTGTGAAGAGTAAGGGTCAGGTGGTCGTGCTAGGGACAGCAAGGGTCAGTATGTGCTGTGAGGGACAGGAAGcaggaggaaagaggaaaggagtCAGTGTTGcgaggagctgcctgtgagaaCTCCCAGAGAGAAGGCAGGAAAGTTCTGCAGTGGGATGATAAACTGACAGTGAGAGTCAGCTCCCATCCACGTCCACTGGTGCCAAGCACCAACACCACCAGCAGATCAGAGCAAGACAGTGGCATGGAAACAAGACCCAAAAGGAGGATGCCATTTACAGTCTGAAGGGTCCAATCCCAGCTAAATGAAGCACCAATAGCAGGAGCACATCAAGGAAGCAGAACAGGAGGTTTCTTTGTATTTACCAGCTATgcagtctgggattctgggcTGTCATGCAGGCTGGTAACTGTTTGCTTGGCCCAGCAGGCAAACTCTGTACAATGTGTTGGAAATAATGATGCAGATGTGTTGGTGCACTTTGGATTTAACAGGAGCAATCAGGATTGGTCACCAGGTAAAGAGCTCTTGCCTGACAAGCACAAGACACTGTGCTTTGatgctcagggacagctcaggggaAATGTGCttctgcccagcagctgctgggctttgtgcACTTCTACAGCCATGGCCTTGGTGCTTTGCTGCTGGTCAATCTGTCACTTAAAAGTGTGTTCTGGGGACTTTGGTGATGAATGCATCACACCCAAAACCAAAGAGAACATCTGGCAAGCTGAACTTTATTCATGTCAGTAGTGACAGCTGATGAACTTGCTTCAGGTTCTGCTCCTTAAGGACCTCTTGCTGTAATTATGGGCTGACCTGTTCCCATTGCCACTGGTGAGAACATCACTGCTGGCTGATGGAGAAGCCTGGGGCCAGCAATGTTCATGTGCTGGACGTGAGActttggagggaggggaggaaagacaaggccccagcagccccagagccagatcAGTGCTCGTGCTCCTGCATCTGCCCCGGGGCTgatgccagcactgctgcagctctgctggggctgggggatcaGGGCCTGCTGGGGGCAAGGCACAGCATTCTGTTCTTAGTCTTTGGCCAGAAATTTCACCAGAACAGAGAAGCTGCCAGTTAGGGAATCCCTGGCCAGGCTTCAGCACTACCTTCcattccattcccttcccactcCTGCCCCATGTTACATGctcccatgctcctgccctcaGATGGCAGGATGGGAATAACATTCCAGGGATGACTTCAGGGCTTGCCTGAGAAAGAAGGTGTCTTCTTCTTTTCAAATTATCAGGAGAAGAGGATCCAGCCAAGTCCAGGACTCAGTTGTCAGGATTGAAAAACTGACTCCAATTCAGCCCCTGCatctcctccatccctgggctgtACCCACCAGActcctctgttcctgctggagcaCTCATCTCTCACACACACCTGGCTCCCCAAGACCCAAGGACACAAGCTCTACTCCTCTGAATTTCAGCCAGCATCACTAAGCTGTTCCCTGAGCCCACAGCTAGAAGAGCTGTGAAGGAGACATCTCTGACACTGTAATAACCAAATGAAAACCACTGCTGAGAGATGGGGCTGGCAAGCTAAATTTTGGCCTTTTATCTGTTAATTGTGAGCTGTTCCTTAAGATAGTTCTCATCCTCTTAGATCCATCCTCTCAATGAATCACTACTGCACCTGACAGGCAGAAAAGATAAGGTATGGAGGGGGTTTTAATAGGTTGTTTTCACCTGCTTTTTAACTAGGTCCATTGGTATGTTTGTTTAGTTGTGTGGCATCTAAAGACAGGTCCAGATCTCCCAAGGGCACCTTGCAACCCCCAgacactgctcttgctttgagCAGTGTGTTTGCTCAGATGATTTCCAGAGGTCCCCTCCAGCAAAAGTTATTCTATACTTTTACCTTCTAAATGAGCCCAATTGCTTTTCACATATTCACTAAATGTCTCCTATTTCCTATAGACCTGTGCATGTCCCTATGGGCATGTGGTATATGGAGAGGCATTACAGGAGCTCAACCTTCATCAAAGTTCCCAATGAAGAATGCATGATCTTTTGGCAAACAtttaacacaaaacaaaaagaaaaaacagcagaaacagAGGAACTTCggagtattttaaaagaaatctcaATGGAAGGGGCACAACCTTATTCAGAGATTTAAATCatcttttgaaattttaaactGTCTTTGAAAGGTTCATCATGGAACAGAAGAGGTGACTGATGCCCTCAGCTGACAAGGGTAATCAGATCAGCTTTAAGTAACAGGAACTGcactggctgcctgcagcacagctcatgtTGGGCATCTCATGAGAGGACCACTGGAAAGCCACGTGCTTGTGTCCTCCCAGAGAATGGGTCTGTTTGGCTGACAGTAGTGAGTAGGCATTTCAGAAACTGCTTGTGCTCAGGAGGGTGCAAGCCAGCTACTAACACGTTCCAGCACCCTCCAGGAAATTTGGGACAGAGAAAGCCCAAAGGCcactgaaagcaagagcagatgccATCCAtgctgctcccttccagccaggctgcagggcagcagctgcaatgcTCTTTCCCAACTCTGCTCTCACCCAAAGGTGTTTGCACAGGGACAGAtgagctgcctcacctctgggTGCTCAGCTGGTACCGAGCTTTCAGGTTACCGACATTGCGCACCAGCAGagtctgctgggtgctgtgctTGACTGGACACTTGGAGaagtccagctgggcagggaagtccAGCACAGCTCGGGCACCAATGGCCACAATTGGCACAACGATCCTTTCCCTTGCAGTGACGCAGACGAACTCGTGGGAataatcctgcaggaaaagaaaactggctcagcacagggcatttagtgccatccccatggcagaagaaaaaccatttcTATAACCCTTCAAGGGCATCAATTTACCTATCCCACTCTAAAATGAACACTAAGTTCTACTAATATGTCACATTTTAAAGACACAAGTGCACTTTGCAAAGCCTGTCTCTGTGGCATTACGCTCTTCTGTCACTTGGGTCATACGGAGAACTACCCTAGGTCGCCAAAATTTTTACTCTAAATTTTAATAATGTTAAATAGTTCCTAAGTCCCTTCTAAGGAACATGGAGCTAGGGAACACAGGACATTGCTCTTTAGGTTTCTATATTCCCACTGTCTGAGAATAGGACAAAGTGTtcaagcagcaaaaggaagaggagaaaacagctgcacCCAAAGACATCCTGCACTTCTGGCCTGGTGCAGAAACATCAGTTGGCTCACAACTCCCCTCTAACTTTGCCTGTCCAACCAAGTCAGGAGAAGAACAGTGCTAAGAGGTAGCAGGATGCTGTTGGAAAGGGCCTCTCTTTGTTTGCCTGCAAggcttcctcccttccatgccATGCCCTCAACCCTTCTGTATGAACAAGCCTCCAGATCAGAACATGAACCCTCCAGATCCCAGCACTGAGATCAGActtgccagggcctcagcactgctgttcaaACCTCCCCGCAAAAGCACCTTTGGCACGGAATGGGTGCCAGctgacagagcaagcacagggacaggcatgaagacagagccccagcagtgtcactgccacgggctctgggctcacagctct from Melospiza georgiana isolate bMelGeo1 chromosome 14, bMelGeo1.pri, whole genome shotgun sequence includes the following:
- the LOC131089614 gene encoding hydrocephalus-inducing protein homolog gives rise to the protein MAAELPKKTSTPRLLSREMLKSFTLLPSKFLREKFLSTKKEASPEKSILPRIGPFIDRSETRRKSSTGALKPSSFEVSPPEMVFENIVAHEVYEMALSLMNKDKFPQVVKVSMESSPYFQLMSSNNAYRVVLPGASVPVRVRFTPDESKDYSHEFVCVTARERIVVPIVAIGARAVLDFPAQLDFSKCPVKHSTQQTLLVRNVGNLKARYQLSTQSPFSVVPATGTLGAGETLQVTVTFHPLTKGDHCSLLSCSTGEERIHTKLYGEAVDVNVGLSTNIVHVDTTYITTSTHRTVFIENRSNITAHFQWKAFPTEERENEVKRRLV